The proteins below come from a single Takifugu flavidus isolate HTHZ2018 chromosome 6, ASM371156v2, whole genome shotgun sequence genomic window:
- the LOC130526812 gene encoding axin-1-like has translation MSVVRELHGIGYRGGGGVVASLNGPTHFTEDAPRPPVPGEEGSDVDPPVQSSGTRPAALSQSLGYLSSSSSKMGDASSHTLSSSSATPRRPDLDLGYEPEGSASPTPPYLKWAESLHSLLDDQEGIHLFKNFLHQEGCADLLDFWFACSGFRKTSQEKRVKLAKAIYRKYIVDGSGIVSRQIKAATKSFIRDCVGRPHPDPAMFEQAQIEIQSVMEENTYPLFLKSDLYLEYTRTGGESPKPNPSDQSPSSGPVKPVPGYLPTLAEDEEWRCGGGGERDVEDEKEEDECGDTPAGRLTHNLLMQTAPQRASTSRRRLPDSREYRPWREPVNPYYANLGYARAPATSANDSEQQSMSSDADTMSLTDSSVDGIPPYRYRKQHRKEMHESAKANGRVPLPHIPRTYRMPKDIHVEPQRFAAELISRLETVLREREAQERLEERLKRVRLEEEGDDADISMTTSMSSHSIPLPLPTSFPPLYGARYSETTANSATVTTYGGLVAMEDSHDDDPESILDEHVQRVMKTPGCQSPGATNSTLGGGGRHTPPKSSRSPDGGTGPPHYPPHRGGGHSLPAAGVKGTHHHKQIYHHRGREGQDEAGSRSQANFMWNGDPGRSRNYADCAGAGAVEGVGYSSKGSTLSRRGCKKAPEISGKGEESARGLDTQVPLEDLERNQKILQWMMDGDRQRKSSHGGSTSSSRRTTTSNESMRPTSVERPGAVHPWVSAQLRNNPSSVSPALPGSSSTQVQPSHPFIQDPAMPPNPAPNPLTQLEEARRRLEEEKRRNAPQQAKQRHKSGKRQACENMTVAYYFCGEPIPYRTSVKGRVVTLGQFKELLTKKGHYRFYFKKVSDEFDCGVVFEEVRDDDATLPIFEEKIIGKVEKVD, from the exons ATGAGTGTTGTCAGAGAATTACATGGGATCGGGTacaggggtggaggtggggttgTGGCCTCTTTAAACGGCCCTACCCACTTTACCGAGGATGCTCCACGGCCTCCAGTCCCTGGTGAGGAGGGATCTGATGTGGACCCACCGGTCCAATCATCCGGCACCCGTCCAGCCGCCCTTTCCCAGTCCCTCGGCTAtctttcttcatcctcatcaaaAATGGGGGATGCATCAAGCCACACGCTTTCCTCATCGTCTGCGACTCCGCGTCGCCCCGACCTGGACTTGGGTTATGAACCCGAGGGCTCTGCCTCGCCGACTCCACCGTACCTGAAGTGGGCAGAGTCGCTCCACTCTCTGTTAGATGACCAGGAAGGCATCCATCTGTTTAAAAATTTCCTGCATCAGGAAGGGTGTGCGGACCTTCTCGACTTCTGGTTTGCTTGCTCGGGATTCAGGAAGACCAGTCAGGAGAAGAGGGTGAAGCTGGCCAAGGCCATCTACAGGAAGTACATTGTGGACGGAAGCGGGATTGTCTCCAGGCAGATCAAAGCGGCCACCAAGAGTTTCATCAGAGACTGCGTGGGAAGGCCGCATCCTGACCCTGCCATGTTCGAACAG GCACAAATAGAGATCCAGAGCGTGATGGAGGAGAACACCTACCCGCTGTTCCTGAAGTCAGATCTGTACCTGGAGTACACTCGGACAGGCGGAGAGAGTCCCAAACCAAACCCCAGCGACCAGAGCCCGTCGTCGGGTCCGGTCAAGCCCGTACCCGGGTACCTGCCCACCCTGGCTGAGGACGAGGAGTGGAG GTGTGGAGGGGGCGGAGAGAGGGATGTAGAGGACgagaaagaggaggacgagTGCGGCGACACGCCAGCCGGAAGGCTGACTCACAACCTGCTGATGCAGACGGCGCCCCAGAGGGCCTCGACCTCCCGGAGGAGACTACCAGACAGCAGAGAGTACAG GCCGTGGCGAGAGCCAGTAAACCCGTACTACGCTAACCTGGGCTATGCTCGCGCTCCAGCTACCAGTGCCAATGACAGCGAGCAGCAGAGCATGTCGAGTGACGCAGACACAATGTCATTGACCGACAGCAGTGT agATGGTATTCCTCCGTACAGATATCGGAAGCAGCATCGCAAGGAGATGCATGAAAGTGCCAAAGCCAACGGACGTGTGCCCCTACCTCATATACCC CGCACGTACCGCATGCCAAAGGACATCCATGTAGAGCCTCAGAGGTTTGCTGCAGAGCTCATCAGCAGGCTGGAGACGGTtctcagagagagggaggctcAGGAACGACTGGAAGAGCGACTCAAGAGAGTCCGACTG GAAGAAGAGGGGGACGATGCTGAcatctccatgacaacctcCATGTCTTCTCATAGCATAccactccccctccccacctcatTTCCACCTCTCTACGGAGCCCGTTATTCAGAGACCACTGCAAACTCGGCAACTGTCACCACTTACGGCGGCCTGGTCGCCATGGAAGATAGTCACGACGATGACCCGGAATCCATCTTGGACGAACATGTGCAGCGAGTGATGAAGACTCCCGGCTGCCAGTCGCCGGGGGCAACCAACAGCACCTTAGGGGGAGGGGGTCGGCACACTCCTCCCAAATCGTCGCGGTCACCCGACGGAGGGACTGGACCACCTCACTACCCCCCACACCGAGGGGGAGGTCACAGTTTGCCTGCTGCTGGGGTCAAAG GCACGCATCACCACAAGCAAATATACCACCACAGAGGACGAGAGGGGCAAGACGAGGCAGGGTCCAGGTCTCAGGCTAACTTCATGTGGAACGGAGACCCTGGAAGAAGTCGGAATTATGCCGACTGTGCTGGAGCCGGCGCAGTGGAGGGCGTGGGGTACAG CAGTAAAGGCAGCACGTTGTCACGGAGAGGCTGTAAGAAGGCGCCGGAGATATCGGGCAAAGGTGAGGAGAGTGCGCGTGGCCTGGATACCCAGGTACCGCTGGAGGATCTGGAGAGAAATCAGAAGATCCTgcagtggatgatggatggagacagacagaggaagagttCACACGG CGGCAGCACCAGCAGTTCCAGAAGGACGACGACCAGCAACGAATCGATGCGTCCCACCTCGGTGGAGCGGCCCGGGGCCGTGCACCCCTGGGTCTCCGCACAGCTGCGCAACAACCCCTCCTCTGTGTCGCCCGCCCTTCCCGGCTCATCGTCAACCCAAGTCCAGCCCTCGCACCCTTTCATCCAGGATCCAGCGATGCCCCCCAATCCGGCTCCCAACCCCCTcacccagctggaggaggctaggaggaggctggaggaggagaagaggaggaacgcACCGCAGCAGGCGAAGCAGAG GCACAAGTCCGGGAAACGTCAGGCGTGTGAGAACATGACAGTCGCTTACTACTTCTGCGGAGAACCGATCCCCTACCGAACGTCGGTCAAGGGCCGAGTCGTGACTTTGGGCCAGTTCAAGGAGCTGCTTACCAAAAAGGGCCATTACAG GTTCTACTTTAAGAAAGTGAGCGACGAGTTTGACTGCGGGGTCGTGTTCGAGGAGGTGCGCGACGACGACGCCACCTTGCCCATCTTTGAAGAGAAGATCATCGGGAAAGTGGAGAAGGTTGACTGA
- the thumpd1 gene encoding THUMP domain-containing protein 1, with protein MSAGASDAKKRSKKRYGAGHHSKRWKGSRELEVGMQGILITCNMNERKCTAEAFNLLNEYAEKLYGPEKLEDNDGSSSEEEEGGEEDVAAALKKEVAQLQGSGPKQERRFQALQSGANNVIFIKTHNLESDKLVHHILSDLHTTKKKKSRVILRMLPVTGTCKAFPEDMLKYLTTFLEPWFKTPNSATYQIAFKARNSSHNKRDEIIKSIAGLVGKLNPKNKVDLTSPELTIIVEVIKAVCCISVVKDYTLYRKYNVQEVVKDETLKADVNSAKTESNTAEKKEAQDSEETGKGKREDEENGIKTAQGDNVVVDKSESNGE; from the exons ATGTCGGCGGGGGCCAGCGACGCCAAGAAACGGAGCAAGAAGCGCTACGGGGCCGGTCACCATAGCAAACGGTGGAAGGGATCCCGGGAACTGGAGGTGGGCATGCAGGGGATTCTAATCACATGCAACATGAACGAGAGGAAGTGCACGGCGGAGGCCTTCAATCTGCTCAATGAGTACGCTGAAAAGCTGTACGGGCCCGAGAAG TTAGAGGACAATGatggatccagcagtgaagaagaggagggaggcgaGGAAGACGTCGCTGCCGCCCTAAAGAAGGAAGTGGCACAGCTGCAAGGTTCTGGACCTAAGCAAGAGAGACGCTTCCAGGCTTTGCAGAGCGGAGCCAACAATGTCATCTTTATCAAAACTCACAATCTGG AATCTGACAAGCTGGTTCATCACATCCTGTCTGACCTCCACACCACTAAGAAGAAGAAGTCACGTGTGATCCTTCGAATGCTGCCA GTTACTGGGACCTGTAAGGCCTTTCCTGAGGACATGTTGAAGTATCTGACCACTTTCCTGGAGCCTTGGTTCAAAACCCCCAACTCTGCTACCTACCAAATCGCCTTCAAGGCCCGaaacagcagccacaacaaGAGAGACGAGATAATCAAATCAATTGCAG GTCTTGTGGGAAAGTTAAACCCTAAAAACAAAGTGGACTTGACCAGCCCTGAACTGACGATCATCGTGGAGGTCATCAAAGCCGTGTGCTGCATCAGTGTGGTAAAGGACTATACACTGTACAGAAAATACAACGTCCAAGAAGTGGTGAAAGACGAAACACTGAAGGCTGATGTGAACTCGGCAAAAACGGAGTCCAATACAGCTGAGAAGAAGGAGGCCCAAGATTCAGAGGAGACAGGGAAAGGAAAAAGGGAAGATGAAGAGAATGGCATCAAAACTGCGCAAGGGGACAACGTGGTGGTCGATAAGAGCGAAAGTAATGGCGAGTGA
- the LOC130526863 gene encoding bifunctional apoptosis regulator-like, translating into MEWDSSDDGLDAFMSSQESESPEPTPTTSKISEHEFSCHCCYDILVNPTTLTCGHNFCRHCLALWWESSHKNECPECREKWEGFPKINILLRDATNKLFSSVVQQRRTEIQANPKISRSLLAFQRYGDNLGRSKTKRSKGAGIFFSGVLTALSCVAVMVLVYHWSAGVDERHDPLISKPVSRWTPEEVLSWLDQLGPWAHLYREPFQQENVNGRLLLMLGEEELLKPPYNIGNQAHQRAILAELNRIKLLGVKPPQNLWEYKEANAGKSLFLLYALKRSPRLTLFYLYLFDYTETFLPFLHTCCPALTHAERSESIFLNTQLEPSLGQWTEFLIKYLLLPYQLIAEFAWDWLAVHYWTSRFVIVNTVLLSVLEGCALWRLCVGAEIRSLPNKMWSHVWKMLSQGFAFAVLWPFIPQFVCNCLFYWALYLSPIINIDLVVRHLMHPETQAL; encoded by the exons ATGGAGTGGGATTCATCAGATGACGGTCTGGATGCATTCATGTCCTCTCAAGAATCTGAATCCCCTGAGCCTACTCCCACCACCAGCAAAATCTCAGAACACGAGTTCTCCTGTCACTGCTGCTACGACATCTTGGTGAACCCCACCACCCTGACCTGCGGCCATAACTTCTGCCGCCACTGTCTGGCTCTGTGGTGGGAATCTTCTCACAAGAATGAGTGCCCTGAGTGCCGGGAGAAATGGGAAGGCTTTCCTAAAATCAACATACTGCTGAG GGATGCAACTAACAAACTGTTCAGCAGCGTTGTtcaacagaggagaacagagatCCAGGCGAATCCCAAAATCTCCCGGAGTTTGCTGGCCTTCCAGAG GTACGGTGACAACTTGGGGAGATCCAAGACCAAACGGAGCAAAGGAGCAGGAATTTTCTTCTCTGGAGTCCTGACTGCCCTTTCATGTGTGGCT gtgatggtgctggtgtaTCACTGGAGCGCCGGTGTCGATGAGCGGCACGATCCGCTGATTAGCAAACCAGTGTCTCGCTGGACACCAGAGGAAGTCCTGTCATGGCTGGACCAACTGGGTCCCTGGGCGCACCTTTACAGAGAACCGTTCCAGCAGGAGAACGTCAACGGGAG GCTGCTCTTGATGCTGGGCGAAGAGGAGCTGTTAAAACCGCCGTACAACATCGGAAATCAGGCTCACCAACGTGCTATTCTGGCTGAACTGAACAGAATTAAACTCCTTGGTGTCAAACCTCCACAGAACCTTTGGGAATATAAG GAGGCAAATGCGGGAAAGTCTCTCTTCTTGCTCTACGCTCTGAAGCGCTCACCCCGTCTCACTCTCTTCTATCTGTATTTATTCGACTACACTGAAACCTTCCTGCCATTCCTGCACACGTGCTGTCCCGCCCTCACCCACGCGGAGCGCTCGGAGAGCATCTTCCTCAACACACAG ctggagcccagcctgggaCAGTGGACAGAGTTTCTCATCAAGTACCTGCTGCTTCCGTACCAGCTGATAGCGGAGTTTGCCTGGGACTGGCTGGCCGTGCATTACTGGACCTCCCGCTTCGTTATCGTCAACACCGTGCTGTTGTCCGTGCTGGAAGGCTGCGCGCTGTGGAGGCTCTGTGTTGGAGCTGAAATCAG ATCTCTGCCCAACAAGATGTGGAGCCACGTGTGGAAGATGTTATCTCAGGGATTCGCCTTCGCCGTCCTGTGGCCTTTCATCCCTCAGTTTGTGTGCAACTGCCTCTTTTACTGGGCTCTGTACCTGAGTCCTATAATCAATATCGACTTGGTGGTGCGCCATCTAATGCACCCAGAAACTCAGGCGCTGTGA
- the LOC130526772 gene encoding zinc finger protein 658B-like has protein sequence MFRIIVEDSEVEDPLSPSLNEKHDEQNSEHRESASPDNTWEVPDIVVIKEEEEGWTVSENNESSDGGKVDLCGEKTRVSEDSSCPSSREGSETTVREKPTVSHKCGRLRGNGTVHQSSYTICEKTFVHKKNNTSNQRSTTDFSDAQEQNPEVKRSTDAEPNGTKLSALYQTDSCKQEPLISQGPKLASTSEDQTPHVTVRLQDGEEQEEEICGLINSDGKVVEWERNNPGQSPDCTQSLQHNEQESSRSQLQQRDSCSPTLIMEVVEVEKEPREEAEENERASKVAAFSSSRSGKRQRKNKKVPEVTVVLLDANDTEKSANPVQHRGRRKSSEVPNVPREDLEAEAVPRRTRRRTHPPALVETDSPTAGKRPYRRRKGTKSCAEEQEESASVSSVKKRPGRKMVCVPVNIPPELLKKPKEKIRYHCSVCSKEFPHAYKLERHELIHTGEKPYSCSICGRRFNQKGNLKTHYKVHFGHKGGVDIAREFKPDESHLSEYLKSLPGESKIKSTLHCLECGKKCESQSALQAHHVTTHTKKTGEAEAAECRSASLVFCRRCGAQFTDKEKLEEHMKTHIKEKRYSCPDCGKKFINESYIQVHQRIHTGEKPFLCSECGRGFHTASSLKLHEMRHSGERPYACSICGKTFRINSYLTAHYQTHIKDRPFVCSVCGKGYSRAEELKVHHRLHTGERPYECGQCGKRFIYRQGLRQHQRTHAGRRIGPTRQLGRPKQEARLDIMDSENPEEFDPAPIPAEDDQQEIGGLINSDGEEVDFSHLRGRAVPDIPPAETPTKTFEGENEKPLSLHCCSVCGKDFPYASKLQRHLRTHSGERPFPCSMCEKRFPEKGLLMIHERVHTGEKPFPCTFCEKRFASQGELRLHRRTHTGERPYHCSICLKSFSRHWHLKTHLEAMHAEVVAGFTRKKFPCSDCDKSCNSAAELRDHQRTHTGERPYQCSYCDKRFALSGTLVRHERLHTGITPYHCSDCGKTFAQQWTLTTHMRTHTGEKPYSCTQCDKAFVAPGELRRHTRIHTGEKPYTCAGCGRHFSLAGTLRNHRRSCVQNRKESIAGGVSDPVGAGADLPSRRGGDVSPEEFSEPPSSETLSCESKEKESEDRLEKVAPSPHMNVIVKEEEEEEPLCEEAKDPVSKPTGTKGSNVPPEPDRQQQETTEIRITVKEEEDDALKVHEEDPKHVPNNGREVAPASPAQKLLNDNQTKRSYSCGLCGRDCHKMSALQIHMRIHSGEKPYQCSLCGKQFTQKGQLKGHQKVHTGEKPFSCPDCGKTFAHSGAMNRHRLTHTGERPYHCSVCDRSFNQSGRLREHEKIHSGEKYDCPECEKSFTRASSLKNHFRLHTGERPYRCDICGRGFSRSQSLRLHRRKHLQIQTDEDSEYSTKNDDLSMSDNNSPINMCITDKSN, from the exons ATGTTTAGGATAATCGTTGAA GATTCTGAAGTCGAAGATCCATTGTCACCGAGTTTAAATGAAAAGCATGATGAACAAAATTCAGAACATCGTGAATCAGCGAGCCCCGACAATACATGGGAAGTCCCAGACATCGTCGtcatcaaagaggaggaggagggctggacTGTGAGTGAAAACA ATGAGAGCTCAGATGGAGGAAAAGTTGACCTGTGTGGGGAAAAGACGCGTGTTTCAGAGGACTCGAGTTGTCCGTCTTCGAGGGAGGGGAGTGAAACAACTGTGAGAGAAAAACCTACGGTTTCCCACAAGTGTGGACGACTGCGGGGGAATGGAACTGTGCATCAGTCCAGTTATACAATATGTGAGAAGACTTTCGTCCACAAGAAGAACAACACATCCAACCAGAGGTCCACGACAGACTTCAGCGACGCACAAGAACAGAATCCTGAAGTCAAACGAAGCACAGATGCAGAGCCCAACGGGACCAAACTATCAGCACTTTACCAAACA GATAGTTGTAAACAAGAGCCCCTGATCTCACAGGGACCCAAATTGGCATCAACCTCGGAGGACCAAACGCCCCATGTGACTGTCAGGTTGCAGGATGGggaggaacaagaggaagaaaTTTGTGGTTTAATCAACTCAGATGGCAAAGTGGTTGAATGGGAAC GAAATAATCCAGGCCAGAGTCCCGATTGCACCCAAAGTCTTCAGCACAATGAG CAGGAAAGTTCCAGGTCACAGCTTCAACAGAGAGACAGTTGCAGCCCAACACTCATTATGGAAGTTGTGGAAGTTGAAAAAGAGCCtagagaggaggcggaggagaatGAGAGAGCTTCAAAGGTGGCCGCTTTCTCCTCCTCGCGCAGCG GAAAGagacaaaggaaaaacaaaaaggttccAGAAGTTACAGTGGTCTTATTGGATGCAAATGACACTGAGAAAAGTGCAAATCCTG TACAACACAGGGGTCGAAGAAAGAGCTCAGAAGTTCCAAATGTGCCTCGTGAAGACTTGGAGGCCGAGGCAG TTCCACGGCGCACGCGGAGAAGGACACATCCCCCAGCACTCGTGGAAACAGACTCTCCAACTGCAG GAAAGAGACCTTACAGAAGGAGGAAAGGTACAAAATCCTGTgctgaggaacaggaggaaagTGCGAGTGTTTCTTCAG TGAAGAAGCGCCCTGGCAGGAAAATGGTTTGTGTCCCTGTAAACATTCCTCCTGAGCTCTTAAAAAAGCCCAAAGAGAAGATCAGGTACCACTGCTCCGTGTGCAGCAAGGAATTCCCCCACGCCTACAAACTGGAGAGGCACGAGCTGATCCACACAGGAGAGAAACCCTACAGCTGCTCCATCTGTGGCCGACGCTTCAACCAGAAGGGAAACCTGAAAACGCACTACAAAGTCCACTTTG GTCATAAAGGCGGCGTGGATATTGCCCGTGAGTTTAAGCCCGACGAGTCACATTTGTCTGAGTATTTAAAGTCTCTGCCAGGGGAATCCAAGATCAAATCAACACTCCATTGCCTGGAATGTGGGAAGAAATGCGAGAGTCAGTCAGCTCTGCAAGCGCATCACGTCACCAcccacacaaagaaaacaggtGAGGCAGAGGCAGCGGAGTGCCGCTCCGCGTCGCTTGTCTTCTGCCGACGCTGCGGCGCTCAGTTCACTGACAAAGAGAAGCTGGAAGAGCACATGAAAACCCACATCAAAGAGAAGCGCTACTCATGTCCCGACTGTGGGAAGAAGTTCATCAATGAGAGCTACATACAGGTTCACCAGCGCATTCACACCGGGGAGAAACCGTTCCTCTGCTCCGAGTGCGGCAGAGGCTTCCACACGGCGTCCTCTCTCAAGCTGCACGAGATGCGGCACTCTGGAGAAAGGCCCTACGCGTGCTCCATCTGCGGGAAGACCTTCCGCATAAACTCCTATCTCACGGCACATTACCAGACTCACATTAAAGACCGACCGTTTGTGTGTAGCGTCTGTGGGAAAGGCTACTCCAGAGCCGAGGAACTAAAGGTGCATCACAGGCTTCACACGGGAGAGAGACCCTACGAGTGCGGCCAGTGTGGGAAGCGCTTCATCTACCGTCAGGGGCTGCGGCAACACCAGCGCACCCACGCTGGCAGGCGGATCGGACCCACGAGGCAGCTCGGCAGACCCAAGCAGGAGGCCCGACTAGACATC ATGGACTCTGAAAATCCGGAGGAGTTCGATCCCGCGCCGATCCCGGCAGAAGACGATCAGCAGGAAATTGGAGGCCTGATCAACTCTGATGGGGAAGAAGTGGATTTCTCACACCTCA gaggaagagcagTTCCTGACATCCCACCAGCAGAGACTCCCACCAAAACCTTCGAGGGTGAGAATGAAAAGCCTCTGTCCCTCCACTGCTGCTCGGTGTGTGGGAAAGACTTCCCCTACGCGTCCAAGCTTCAGCGTCACCTGCGGACTCACTCCGGAGAGAGGCCTTTTCCCTGCTCCATGTGCGAGAAGAGATTTCCAGAGAAGGGTCTGCTCATGATCCACGAGAGGGTCCACACGGGGGAGAAACCGTTTCCTTGCACTTTCTGTGAAAAAAGGTTCGCCAGCCAGGGCGAGCTCAGGCTGCACCGGCGCACTCACACCGGCGAGAGGCCGTATCACTGCTCCATCTGCCTGAAAAGCTTTTCCCGACACTGGCACCTGAAAACGCACCTGGAGGCCATGCACGCCGAGGTGGTCGCTGGCTTCACGAGGAAAAAGTTCCCGTGTTCGGACTGCGACAAGAGCTGTAACTCCGCGGCAGAGCTGAGGGACCACCAGAGGACTCACACGGGGGAGAGGCCGTACCAGTGCTCCTACTGCGACAAAAGGTTTGCCCTGTCGGGGACGCTGGTGAGGCACGAGCGCCTCCACACTGGCATCACGCCCTACCACTGCTCCGACTGCGGGAAGACGTTCGCGCAGCAGTGGACGCTGACCACCCACATGCGGACTCACACGGGAGAAAAGCCGTACAGCTGCACGCAGTGCGACAAGGCCTTCGTGGCTCCCGGGGAGCTGCGGAGGCACACCAGGATTCACACGGGGGAAAAGCCGTACACGTGCGCGGGCTGCGGGAGGCACTTCTCGCTCGCCGGGACGCTCAGAAACCACCGAAGATCGTGCGTACAGAACAGGAAGGAGTCCATCGCCGGCGGCGTCTCGGATCCAGTTGGAGCTGGAGCGGATCTGCCGTCCCGGCGTGGTGGCGACGTCAGCCCTGAG GAGTTCAGTGAGCCTCCTTCCTCCGAGACCCTGAGCTGTGAAAGTAAAGAGAAAGAAtcagaggacagactggagaaGGTCGCTCCCAGCCCACATATGAATGTAATagtcaaagaagaggaggaagaggaaccatTATGTG aagAAGCGAAAGACCCGGTGTCTAAGCCGACCGGTACCAAAGGCAGTAACGTACCACCAGAAcctgacagacagcagcaggaaaccacTGAAATTAGGATTAcagtgaaggaggaagaagacgacGCTCTCAAAG TGCATGAAGAAGACCCGAAACATGTTCCCAACAACGGCAGAGAGGTTGCTCCTGCTTCACCAGCTCAGAAACTGTTAAATGATAATCAGACTAAAAGGTCTTACAGCTGCGGCCTCTGTGGAAGAGACTGCCACAAGATGTCTGCCCTCCAGATACACATGCGGATCCACTCAGGAGAGAAACCCTACCAGTGCAGCCTGTGTGGGAAACAGTTCACCCAGAAAGGCCAACTCAAAGGCCACCAGAAGGTCCACACCGGAGAGAAACCCTTTTCCTGTCCGGACTGCGGGAAGACTTTTGCTCACTCGGGGGCCATGAACAGACACCGGCTCACGCACACGGGCGAGAGGCCCTATCACTGCTCTGTGTGCGACCGCAGCTTCAACCAGTCCGGCCGCCTGAGGGAACACGAGAAAATCCACTCTGGGGAGAAGTACGACTGTCCGGAGTGCGAGAAGAGTTTCACAAGAGCGTCGAGTCTCAAGAACCACTTCAGGCTTCACACGGGAGAGAGACCGTACCGCTGTGACATCTGTGGGAGAGGCTTCAGCCGCTCGCAGAGCCTCAGGCTGCACAGACgcaaacacctgcagatccAGACTGATGAGGACTCGGAATACAGCACGAAGAACGATGACTTATCCATGAGCGACAACAACTCCCCCATTAACATGTGTATAACAGACAAAAGTAACTGA